TTCGCATCCCTGGTCGGCCTCGAACTGCGGCCGCGGCGGCTGCGTGACGCCGCCACCTTGTGGGCCGCCCTTAAGGAAGAACGCGGCATAGCAGGCCGCGACGCCATCTGGCACCACCCGGACCTGCTGCCCACCGGGGAGGACCTGGACGATCCCAAGGGCTTCAGCGGACGCCGGAAACTCGCCGAAGCCAGCGACACCGAAGTCGATGATGCGCTGCAGAAACTGCTCAGCGGCGGATTCGACGGCCAGCAGGCCCCGGAGTCCGAAAATGACCGGCAAGACGGGTCAAAGGACGACGACGGCGGGGACAGCCAGCCGAAGGGCTGAGTTCAGCGGTGGCTGCCTGAGCAGGGACTAGTCGGCGTCGTCCGGCCGGCTTTCCTGCCCGGGCCGGCCGCTGGCGGCGGTTTCCCCGCCGGGCCCGCCGCCGTTGTCCGTGAGGCCGCGTGCCGTGGCATACGAGACGCCCTCAAGGAATGCCTTGGCGCGTTGCGTCTCCGGATACGCTTCAAGCAGCTTCCAGAAGGCGGCATTGTGCCCGGCCACCAGGAGGTGGGCGAGTTCGTGGAGCAGGACATAGTCGATGACCCATTGGGGCATGGGGCGGAGTTTGTCCGAAAGACGGATGGTCCCGTCTGCCGGAGTGGCGGACCCCCACCTCGAATTCTGGTTCGTCACCCAGCGCACCGATGCGGGGACAGCGCGTCCGGCCAGGTACTGTCCGGATAGATGGGCGGCGTGGGCCGCGAGGGCGGCATCCGAAACCGGGCGTTTCCTGCCGGCCGCGCTACGGCGTTCCCCCTGGCGCTGCAGCTTTGTGAGCATCCGGTGCACCCATTCCCTCTCCTGTGCAGCGGTGAAACGGGCCGGGATGGCAACAACCGCGGTTCCGTTTTCCCAGAATGCTGCCACTGTGCGGGTACGCCGGGCGGAACGCCTCACCTCCACGGGAGCGCCATCGGCGGTGGTAAGGGCAGCCCCAGGAGCTTGGTCACGGCTGTTCTTCGCCGCGGGGCTCCGCCTCACAGGGCAGTACTTTCAATAAGGACCCGGAGGACGTCTTCCCCATACTTCTCCAGCTTGGAAGGGCCCACCCCGGCAAGCCCGGCGAGTTCTTCCAGCGACGCCGGCCGGGCCTCGGCAATGGCTGTCAGCGTTGCATCCGTAAAAACCACGAAGGCCGGGACCTCGGCGGACAGCGCTACTTCCCTGCGCCAGCTCCGCAGCGCGTCAAAGGTCTGTTCCTCGTAACTTGGTGGACAGGCGTTGCAGCGTCCCACCTTGCGTTCAGCGCCGGTGGCGAGCATGCTTCCGCAGACCCGGCACATGGCGGGGGCCGCCGCTTTCCGGCGGGGAGCCGGGCCTTTGCCCCGCGTGCTCGAGCTTGCAACCGAGTCGGGCCGCAGGCCATCAAGGAACCGGGACGGTTTGCGGTTGGCGCGTCCGCCAGGTGTTCGGGCGGTGCTCCAGGACAGTGACAGATGTTCGCGTGCCCGCGTGATGCCTACATACAACAGCCTGCGTTCCTCGTCGACGGATTCCGGCGAGTCGGCGAAGGAGATGGGCATCAGGCCCTCACTGAGCCCCACCAGGAAGACCGCATCCCATTCCAGGCCTTTGGCGGCGTGCAGGGACGCCAGCGTCACGCCCTGGACCGTAGGCGCATGCTGGGCCAGTGAACGTTCCTGGAGTTCGTTGACGAAGTCGGCCAGGCCGAACTGCGCACCACGGGTCTGCACCAGTTCATCGGCAAGGGCGACAAGTGCAGCCAGGGACTCCCAGCGCTCCCGGAGTGCGCCGCCGCTGTGCGGAGCCGAGTCGGTGTAGCCGAGGGAGGAGACGATGTCGCGGACAAGCTGGCCAAGAGGCTCGGGGGAATCCGTCTCAACCACCGCCCTGGTGGCCGCCCGCAGCTGGAGGATGGCGTCCCGGACTTCCTTGCGGGCGAAGAACCGTTCGCCTCCGCGCAGCTGGTATCCGATCCCTGCCGCGGCGAGGGCCTGCTCGTAGGCCTCGGACTGGCCGTTGGTGCGGAACAGTATTGCCATCTCGCTGGCGGGAGTGCCGGCGTCGAGGAGCCCCCTGATCCTCTGCGCGACGGTGGCGGCCTCCGCTTCGTCGTCGGCGCATTCCGTGAACTGGGGCGGCGGACCAGCCGGCCGCTGTGCCACGAGCTGCAGGGGCGCCGCCCAGGCGGCGTCGGCAACCGGCCCCCCGCTTCGCCTGCCTCCCAGCAGATCGTTCGCCAGCTTCACTACCTGAGGGGTGGAGCGGTAGTCCCTGATGAGCTTAACCACGTTGGCCTGGGGATAACGGGCCTTGAAGTCGAGGAGGTGCCGGGGCGACGCGCCGGTGAAGGAGTAGATAGTCTGGCTGGCGTCACCCACGACGCAGAGTTCGTCGCGGCCCCCCAGCCACAGTTCCAGGAGCCGCTGCTGCAGCGGGGACACGTCCTGGTACTCGTCAACCACAAAGTGCCGGTACTGGTCACGGACGGTGGCAGCAACCTTCTCGTCCTCCTGGAGGATCCCGACAGTAATCAGCAGCACGTCCTCGAAGTCGATCACATTACGGTCGGTCTTGACGTCCTCATAGGCCTGGAACACCCGGGCCACCGCCGTTAGGTCGAAGCCGCCCGGGGTTCCCCTCCCCTGTGCGTTCTCCAGGTAGTTGGCCGGGGTCAGCATTGATACCTTTGCCCACTCAATTTCGGAAGCGAGATCCCGGATGGAGGCCCGGTCCGTGCTGAGCCGAAGCCGCCGCGCCGACTCGGCGATCATCTGCGCCTTGTGGTCCAGGAGGTTGGGCAACGTGCCGCCGACGGCCTGCGGCCAGAAGAACTGGAGCTGGCGCAGGGCCGCAGCGTGGAAGGTGCGGGCCTGAACGTTGCCCGCCCCGAGGTCCCGCAGCCTGCTGCGCATCTCGGCCGCTGCCCGGGCCGTAAAGGTCACGGCCAGCAGCCGTTGCGGCGTGTAGACACCGGAGTGCACGCCGTACGCGATGCGGTGGGTGATGGCACGGGTCTTTCCGGTCCCGGCCCCGGCGAGCACGCATAAGGGGCCGTTTAGGGTACTGGCCACCTCGCGCTGTTCAGCGTCCAGTCCGCCAAGGATGCGGTCCTCGAGGGAGGCTCCGCCGTCAATATTCTCTGTAGTCACTTCTGCTGCTTTGTGTCTCGACTACCGCATGCTTGGAGTCTGGTGGATAGGAGTCTTAGGCGGCGGCGCGGTCCTCGATCCGTCCGCCGAACCAGTGCTCAATGAGCGCCCGCGCGATGGAGAGCCTGCTGGAAATGGTGATGTCACCGCTGAGCACAGCGTCCTGGAGTTCCTCCCGGCTGAACCAGCGCGCCCTGGTGATTTCCACGCCGTCGGGCGTTGCCTCGGCATCTTCGGTGACAGCGGTAAATCCAAGCATAAGGGAGGCGGGGAACGGCCAGGACTGCGAGCCCAGGTACTGGCAGGCGCTGACGCGCACACCTACTTCCTCCAGGACCTCCCGCACCACTGCCTGCTCAAGCGATTCTCCGGGCTCCACGAAACCTGCCAGGGTGGAGTAGTTCTTCGCATCCGCGGGCCCCCCTCCTCCCAGCAGCAGCCGGCCGTCAGGCCCCACAACGGTGACAATAATCGCAGGGTCCGTCCGCGGGTAGTGTTCCGAAGAATCTGCCGGGCACCGGCGCACCCAGCCGCCCGCTTCGACGGTGGTGGGCGTCCCGCACCGCGGACAGTGGGTGTGGCCGGCGTGCCAGTTGACGATAGCGCTGGCCTCTACGAACAAAGCAGTAGCAGTTGCATCCAGGCCGGCTGCAACATCGCGGAACCCTGCCCAATCTGCTTCCGCGGGGATTCCTGCGGTGCCCGGCTCAACAGCCTCCGGCAGGACAAACAGCAGCAGTTCAGTGCCGGCAGGAAGATCGGCTCCGGGCAGGGCTGAACCAAGGTAGATCACCAGGTCGGGTGTGACCGCGGCCGCGGAGAGCCCCTGCAACAGCGCCCGTGCGCCCGCAATGAACAGGCCACCGCCGTTCACCAGTCCCTGCCTCCCGGACAGGACTATGGCCAGCGTGTCCGTTTCGGCCAGGAGTTCATCCACCATGCCCGGCCTGGTCCGCGCCACGGATCCCCGCTCCACCAGGGCCGGCGGGACCGGAAGCAGGGAATCCCGAAGGTGGTTGGCCGGCAGCAGTGCCGGCGCCCCCTGATGGACCGTTGTGGCAGACTCGGCGTGGCTCATGAGTCCACCGTACTGACTGGAACCGACAATTCACATTTCCGGCGGGGCCGCCGGGCCCCTCCCGGGGATACCCGGATTTGCACCTATCTGAAGACTCGCCGCCGGCAGACCGGTCTCTTGGACGACGGGCAATCTACCGTGGAACGGTGAGAAGAAAACCGATTGAACTGGCAGCCGTTGCAACCGCGGCAGTCCCCGGACTGACCCCAACGGCCGTTAGCTCTGCCCCGGACGATCCAGCCGACTTCGACTCCGCCCTGCTCCTGGATTCCGAGGGTAAGCGCTGGCGGGTGAGGTCGCCCCGGCACGCGGAGGCCAGCGCCAGGCTGGAAACCGAATTCCTGGTGTTGCGGGCCTTCGCTCCCGGCATCCGTGCCGAACTTCCGTTCCTGATGCCCACGGTAGCCGGCAGCGTACGGCTGGGAACCCTGAGCACGTTTGTCTACTCACACCTGGCAGGCAGCACCCGCAGCGTGGAGGAACTGACAGCAGGGCCGGAAACCCTGGCCCGTGAAATAGGAGTGGCCCTGGCCGCCATCCACGACCTGCCCCGGGCGCTGGTCAGCAACGCCGACCTGCCCAGCTACACCCCCAACGAGTTCCGGCAGCGCAGGCTGAACGAACTGGACCAGGCCGCCACCACCGGAAAGATTCCACCGGCCCTGCTGCGGCGCTGGGAACACGCCCTGGAGGATGTTTCCCTGTGGCGCTTCAATCCGTGTGTGGTGCACGGCGACCTGCACGAGGACAACCTCCTGGTGGAAGGCCAGCGCGTCACTGCCGTCACAGGATGGACCGACCTTCGGATCGGCGATCCGGCAGACGACTTTGCCTGGTTGGTGGCGTCCAACGAGCAGGACTTCGTGGACGCCGTCCTGGCCGGCTACACGGCCAGCCGCCGGGACACCCCGGACAACCATCTGCTGCGCAGGGCCGCGCTTTCCGCCGAATTCGCCCTGGCACAATACCTCGTGAAGGGGATCGCCGCCGCCGATCCAGGCATGGTTGCCGAAGCTGAGGGAATGTTGGAAACCCTCGCCAGCGATATTGCAGAGCATGGCGGGCAGCCCATCAGCGTGGAGCCCCTTCCATCCCCCGCAGTTTCAGCCGGCCCTGTAACGCCTGTGGCCCCCTCCACCGCGGAAGCTGCCGACGCAGGTACTTCCGCGTCCGACGGCGGCGCGTCCGACGGCGCTCTCCGGGCCGGGGTGCCCGCCGTAACGGTTGTTCCGGTACCGGCGCCTGTCCAGCCGGCAGTCCTTGTGACCCCCATTCCCGTAGAAACCCAGCCCGGAGCTGACAACGTCAAGGATGCGAAGGGACCGGACGACACTTCCACTGCCGCCATCTCGATCATCAACGCCAAGCAGACCTAACCGGGCGGGAGCCCTCAGCAGCCAAACTGCCGCGGCAGGCCTCAGGACGAGCCCAGGGCCGCTGCCACGATTTCCTCCAGCTCTGCCGCGGTTCCAAGATCATGGGGCCGCACCACTTGGTTGTCCGCAACGTAGAAGAAGGCCGCCCGCACGTCTTCCAGCGGGACGTTCTTGAGCCGCGCCCAAGCCAGCCGGTATACGGCGAGCTGCACCGACCTGGCCCTTAGCTGGGCGCCGGAGGGCCGGTGCCCGGTCTTCCAGTCCACCAGGTCCCAGCAGCCGTCGGGATCCTGGAAAACTGCGTCGATCCGCCCGCGCACCACCACCTCCCCAACCCGGGTCTCCACCGGGACCTCCACGAAGGCCGGTGACCGCTCAGCCCACGGTGATGCCCGGAATGTGGCCACCATGGCATCGAGGTCATAGGCCGCATCAATGTGGTCGTCCGAGCCCGGGGCTTCCCCAAGGTCAAGCATCCCGGCGTTACCGAAGTATTCCTCCACCCACGCATGGAATGCGGTTCCCTTCCGGGCTGACATTCCAGGTTCCCGAGGAACCGGCCGGCGCAGCCTGGCGAGCACTTCTGCCGGGTCCTGCCCCAGATCTACGAGTGTGGAAGCGGAGATGTGGCTCGGCAGATGGACGTCGTGGCCATTGGACCTCCTGGCTCTCCGTTCCAGCAGCAAGGCCGCTTCCCGGGCCCAGCCAGCCGCCGTACCGCCAACTCCGGCACCGTCGCCGGGCAGAAATTGGGGTTCTGCTTTTGCAGGAATTATGGGCTGCAGGTCACCTGTCCCGGACTCCAGCGCGGCCAGCACGCGGGCAGCAGCCATTTCCATGGCGACCCTGCGTCCGCGGGCGAGCCGGAGGCGCCCGCCCGTCCGGGGGTCCACGGGGCCCTCCAGTGGGTCGTACGGCCACCCGGCGACCTCGGTTTCGGCTGTCAGCGGGCTGCTCTCGGGAAGAGCGGCTTCGTCCAGCGACCGGGGATGGACCGTGGCCTGAGCCGGCGATGCCGGTGTTGGATTCACCAGGCCTTCAAGCTCGGCCAGGAAAGGTGACATGTCAGCGCGCCCGGCCCGGGATCCCACCCATGCTGCACTGGAAAGCCACAGGACATGCTTCGCCCTGGTGTAGGCAACGTAGGCGAGGCGTCGCTCCTCCGATTCCCCGTGGGCCTGGACCGCCGCCCTGAAGTCCTTTTCGGCGTCCAGCCAGCCTTTCTGGTCCGGCTGGTCCAGGTCCCATTGCGGCAGGTCCGCGCGGTCCCCCCGCAGTGGCCACGGCAAAGCGGCCGCCCCGCTGCTCCAGCGGGAGTCCTTGTCGCTGGGAAACGCTCCGGCGTTCAGCCCGGGCACAAAGACGACATCCCACTCAAGGCCCTTGGAAGCATGAACGGTAAGGAGTTGGACGGCCTCCCGGTTTACATCGCTGGGCGGCGCCTCCAGTCCGTTTTCCTCGGCAGCAGCTGCTTCCAGCCATGCCAGGAAGGCGAGAATGTCCACCCGTTGCGACGTCCGAAGGAATCCGGCAGCGGCGTCCTGGAAGGCGTCCAGGTTGCGGCGGGCCTGGTGGATGCTGGCGCCTGGGCGCGCAGCAACCTCGATATCCAGGAGCATGGCCCTTTCCACTTCGCCCAGGAGCGTGGTGAGATCGTCGCCGAGGTAGCCCCGCAACTGCCGCAGCTCCGCGGACAGCCGGCCCAGGCGGCTGCGCGCTTCTGTACTGAGGGACCTGCCGTTTGCCGACATCCACCCGTCCCGTGGCAACCAGTCCAGGGCCTCCACGAGGCTCGCGCCATCGGTGAGGTCTCCCTCCAGGATGGTCGCCTCCGCGTCCGGGGAATCATCATCGGACCGTTCCGCGACCTGGCCCCGCCTGGCTGCCAACTGCCTCGACCAGTCGCGCAAGGCCATCAGGTCGGCCGGGCCTATCCGCCATCTGGCGCCGGCCATGAGCCGCATGAGTGAGTCTGAACGGCCGGGGTCGGCCAGGACGCGCAGGGTGGCGACGAGATCAACAACCTCCGGCGTGTCCAGCAGACCGCCAAGGCCCACGATCTCGTAGGCGATGCCCCTGGCCTCAAATTGGCCCCGGATGGTCTCCATCTGTGCACGCCGGCGGCACAGAACAGCGATTGCCGGCGGCACGGGAGCGCCATCAGGCTTCAGCTCGAAGTCGGTCACGCGGTATTTCAAAACATCGTCCGCGAGCGCCGAGGCTTCCTCCACATCACTGGCAAAGCGCCCCAGCACTACGGCTCCCTGGATAGCGTGGGGGCTGGGCTGCAGCGGCGGCACATCCGCTGGTGGAGCTCCCCCGCCGCCTGCCGGTCCCCCCCGCGCCTCGGTCTTGCCCAGCGCTTCCGACATTACATTCGCCGCCGCCAGGATGGACCGCCCGTTCCGCCAGGCCGTGGTCAGGTAGGAAGTGGGCGCAGGTGCCCAGCTTCCTGGCTCCGCCGCCGGCCCCTTCAGAACGGGGAATTCACGAACGAAGTGGAACAGCTGACCGGCCGACGCTCCACGGAAACCGTAGATGGACTGGTTGGGATCGCCGACTGCCGTCACGGCATGGCCGCCGCCGAACAGGCGCGAAAACAGGACCAGCTGGGCGTACGACGTGTCCTGGAACTCGTCGAGCAGTACCACCTTGTAGCGCTGCCGCTCCATCTGTGCAGCCAGCGGGACGTCCTGGGCCACCTTGGCCGCGAGGGCCACCAGGTCACCGAAATCAAGGGCGCCGCGTGCCCGCTTCGCAGCGGTATACCGGCCCACCATGTCTGCGACGCTTGCCCTGGTCCTCAGCATGGCGGCAAGCTCGGCGGCGGCCTGCGGCGCGTTCTTTTTCTTGTCGGCCAGGTAGGGCAGCGACTCAAAGTCCGAATGGCGCGCCATCAGCCAGGCCTCAACGTCCTCTGGCTCCTGGAGGTGCTCGGCACACTCGCCGGCGAGCTGAATGACTGCTTTCACCAAGGTGGACTTGGCTGCACGGAAGTGGGCGTATTCGCCGTCGTAGGCCTCAACCACTTCGCTGGCAAGCTGCCATGCCTGTGCACCGCCGAGCAGGACCACGTCCCGTTCCACGCCCAGGCGCAGCCCGTAGTCGGAGACGATTCCGCTGGCGAACGAGTGGTAGGTGGACACCTTCGGTTCCAGCGCGTCACTGCTGAGCAGGCCTTCGGGGAAGACCTTGTTTGCAGTGTCCCCTGCGACCAGGCGTTGCAGGGCCACCAGCTTCGCCCGGATCCGGGAGGCCAGTTCGCCGGCTGCCTTCCGCGTGAACGTCACGCCGAGGACTTCCTCGGGCCTGACCCAGCCGTTGGCAACAAGCCACACCACGCGGTCGGCCATGGTGGCTGTTTTTCCCGAGCCTGCCCCGGCAATCACCAGCCGGGGCGTCAGTGGTGATGAGATGATGGCGGACTGTTCGGGGGTGGGTACATTCTTTTCGCCGAGCAGCCCTGACAGCTGTTCAGGGGTGAACCGTGCCTCCGAGGGCAGTGAAGGCCCGGGGGGAAGGGCAGCACCGGGTGCTGATTCGAGGTGTTGGAGTATCTGGAGGTTGCCGCTCATTCCGTCACCTGCCTTCCGCGCACGCACA
The window above is part of the Pseudarthrobacter sp. NS4 genome. Proteins encoded here:
- a CDS encoding M48 family metallopeptidase codes for the protein MRRSPAAKNSRDQAPGAALTTADGAPVEVRRSARRTRTVAAFWENGTAVVAIPARFTAAQEREWVHRMLTKLQRQGERRSAAGRKRPVSDAALAAHAAHLSGQYLAGRAVPASVRWVTNQNSRWGSATPADGTIRLSDKLRPMPQWVIDYVLLHELAHLLVAGHNAAFWKLLEAYPETQRAKAFLEGVSYATARGLTDNGGGPGGETAASGRPGQESRPDDAD
- a CDS encoding ATP-dependent DNA helicase UvrD2 → MTTENIDGGASLEDRILGGLDAEQREVASTLNGPLCVLAGAGTGKTRAITHRIAYGVHSGVYTPQRLLAVTFTARAAAEMRSRLRDLGAGNVQARTFHAAALRQLQFFWPQAVGGTLPNLLDHKAQMIAESARRLRLSTDRASIRDLASEIEWAKVSMLTPANYLENAQGRGTPGGFDLTAVARVFQAYEDVKTDRNVIDFEDVLLITVGILQEDEKVAATVRDQYRHFVVDEYQDVSPLQQRLLELWLGGRDELCVVGDASQTIYSFTGASPRHLLDFKARYPQANVVKLIRDYRSTPQVVKLANDLLGGRRSGGPVADAAWAAPLQLVAQRPAGPPPQFTECADDEAEAATVAQRIRGLLDAGTPASEMAILFRTNGQSEAYEQALAAAGIGYQLRGGERFFARKEVRDAILQLRAATRAVVETDSPEPLGQLVRDIVSSLGYTDSAPHSGGALRERWESLAALVALADELVQTRGAQFGLADFVNELQERSLAQHAPTVQGVTLASLHAAKGLEWDAVFLVGLSEGLMPISFADSPESVDEERRLLYVGITRAREHLSLSWSTARTPGGRANRKPSRFLDGLRPDSVASSSTRGKGPAPRRKAAAPAMCRVCGSMLATGAERKVGRCNACPPSYEEQTFDALRSWRREVALSAEVPAFVVFTDATLTAIAEARPASLEELAGLAGVGPSKLEKYGEDVLRVLIESTAL
- the nudC gene encoding NAD(+) diphosphatase → MSHAESATTVHQGAPALLPANHLRDSLLPVPPALVERGSVARTRPGMVDELLAETDTLAIVLSGRQGLVNGGGLFIAGARALLQGLSAAAVTPDLVIYLGSALPGADLPAGTELLLFVLPEAVEPGTAGIPAEADWAGFRDVAAGLDATATALFVEASAIVNWHAGHTHCPRCGTPTTVEAGGWVRRCPADSSEHYPRTDPAIIVTVVGPDGRLLLGGGGPADAKNYSTLAGFVEPGESLEQAVVREVLEEVGVRVSACQYLGSQSWPFPASLMLGFTAVTEDAEATPDGVEITRARWFSREELQDAVLSGDITISSRLSIARALIEHWFGGRIEDRAAA
- a CDS encoding macrolide 2'-phosphotransferase; amino-acid sequence: MRRKPIELAAVATAAVPGLTPTAVSSAPDDPADFDSALLLDSEGKRWRVRSPRHAEASARLETEFLVLRAFAPGIRAELPFLMPTVAGSVRLGTLSTFVYSHLAGSTRSVEELTAGPETLAREIGVALAAIHDLPRALVSNADLPSYTPNEFRQRRLNELDQAATTGKIPPALLRRWEHALEDVSLWRFNPCVVHGDLHEDNLLVEGQRVTAVTGWTDLRIGDPADDFAWLVASNEQDFVDAVLAGYTASRRDTPDNHLLRRAALSAEFALAQYLVKGIAAADPGMVAEAEGMLETLASDIAEHGGQPISVEPLPSPAVSAGPVTPVAPSTAEAADAGTSASDGGASDGALRAGVPAVTVVPVPAPVQPAVLVTPIPVETQPGADNVKDAKGPDDTSTAAISIINAKQT
- a CDS encoding ATP-dependent helicase; protein product: MSGNLQILQHLESAPGAALPPGPSLPSEARFTPEQLSGLLGEKNVPTPEQSAIISSPLTPRLVIAGAGSGKTATMADRVVWLVANGWVRPEEVLGVTFTRKAAGELASRIRAKLVALQRLVAGDTANKVFPEGLLSSDALEPKVSTYHSFASGIVSDYGLRLGVERDVVLLGGAQAWQLASEVVEAYDGEYAHFRAAKSTLVKAVIQLAGECAEHLQEPEDVEAWLMARHSDFESLPYLADKKKNAPQAAAELAAMLRTRASVADMVGRYTAAKRARGALDFGDLVALAAKVAQDVPLAAQMERQRYKVVLLDEFQDTSYAQLVLFSRLFGGGHAVTAVGDPNQSIYGFRGASAGQLFHFVREFPVLKGPAAEPGSWAPAPTSYLTTAWRNGRSILAAANVMSEALGKTEARGGPAGGGGAPPADVPPLQPSPHAIQGAVVLGRFASDVEEASALADDVLKYRVTDFELKPDGAPVPPAIAVLCRRRAQMETIRGQFEARGIAYEIVGLGGLLDTPEVVDLVATLRVLADPGRSDSLMRLMAGARWRIGPADLMALRDWSRQLAARRGQVAERSDDDSPDAEATILEGDLTDGASLVEALDWLPRDGWMSANGRSLSTEARSRLGRLSAELRQLRGYLGDDLTTLLGEVERAMLLDIEVAARPGASIHQARRNLDAFQDAAAGFLRTSQRVDILAFLAWLEAAAAEENGLEAPPSDVNREAVQLLTVHASKGLEWDVVFVPGLNAGAFPSDKDSRWSSGAAALPWPLRGDRADLPQWDLDQPDQKGWLDAEKDFRAAVQAHGESEERRLAYVAYTRAKHVLWLSSAAWVGSRAGRADMSPFLAELEGLVNPTPASPAQATVHPRSLDEAALPESSPLTAETEVAGWPYDPLEGPVDPRTGGRLRLARGRRVAMEMAAARVLAALESGTGDLQPIIPAKAEPQFLPGDGAGVGGTAAGWAREAALLLERRARRSNGHDVHLPSHISASTLVDLGQDPAEVLARLRRPVPREPGMSARKGTAFHAWVEEYFGNAGMLDLGEAPGSDDHIDAAYDLDAMVATFRASPWAERSPAFVEVPVETRVGEVVVRGRIDAVFQDPDGCWDLVDWKTGHRPSGAQLRARSVQLAVYRLAWARLKNVPLEDVRAAFFYVADNQVVRPHDLGTAAELEEIVAAALGSS